One genomic segment of Lampris incognitus isolate fLamInc1 chromosome 2, fLamInc1.hap2, whole genome shotgun sequence includes these proteins:
- the LOC130130067 gene encoding solute carrier family 25 member 45 — protein sequence MVYSCSKYNVLSGESGNDYNCHCCVCAGSKAFQVMPFLEFVAGSVSGAFGVAVGHPIDTIKVRLQAQSLYKGIFHCVTKTYTHEGVCGFFKGMTFPVLTTGITNSIVFGSYSNALDYLTQLKRNDRIQGNPASAAQVFTAGCFSGLVQVFFLAPIDLVKVRLQGQTNTSRYRGPIHCVAVILKENGPRGLFRGGLALALRDVPCYGLYFLPYEVACKALTESGKQPGTFAVLMAGGVAGIVTWAFATPMDVVKARLQMSGAGGQEYQGVLHCIRTSVREEGIRVFFKGLSLNSIRAFPVNAVTFLSYERLMRILCPPPADHSKV from the exons ATGGTTTATAGCTGTAGTAAATATAACGTATTGTCGGGTGAAAGTGGTAATGATTACAACTGCCACTGCTGTGTCTGTGCAGGTTCTAAAGCTTTTCAAGTCATGCCTTTTCTGGAATTTGTGGCTGGAAGCGTCTCAG GTGCATTTGGAGTGGCTGTCGGGCATCCAATAGACACCATTAAG GTACGCCTTCAGGCTCAGTCTTTGTACAAAGGGATATTCCACTGTGTGACAAAAACGTACACTCATGAAGGG GTCTGTGGATTTTTCAAGGGTATGACATTTCCTGTCCTGACTACGGGCATTACCAACTCTATTGTCTTTGGTTCCTATAGTAATGCTTTAGATTACCTCACTCAGCTGAAGCGAAATGATCGTATTCAGGGTAACCCTGCCTCTGCTGCACAAGTCTTCACAGCTGGCTGCTTCTCAGGCCTGGTGCAG GTGTTTTTTCTTGCACCAATTGACCTGGTAAAGGTGCGTCTGCAAGGTCAGACCAACACGAGCAGATACCGTGGGCCCATTCACTGTGTTGCTGTCATCCTCAAGGAGAATGGACCAAGGGGACTGTTTCGAGGGGGGTTGGCACTTGCCTTGAGGGATGTGCCCTGCTATGGACTCTATTTTTTGCCATACGAGGTCGCATGCAAGGCATTGACTGAGAGTGGCAAACAGCCAG GCACGTTTGCAGTATTAATGGCAGGTGGAGTGGCAGGCATAGTGACGTGGGCCTTTGCCACACCCATGGACGTAGTGAAAGCCCGACTTCAgatgtcaggagcaggaggccaagaGTATCAAGGGGTCCTCCATTGTATAAGAACGAGTGTGAGAGAGGAGGGTATCAGGGTCTTCTTCAAGGGCCTGTCACTGAACAGCATCAGAGCCTTCCCTGTCAACGCTGTCACCTTTCTCAGCTATGAGAGACTGATGAGGATTTTGTGCCCACCACCTGCGGACCACTCTAAAGTTTGA